The window ACTTGCAAGCCTGATTATTACCAGTGGGAGCAATGGCTGTTCACCCGCTTGTTTGAAAAAGGCGTGATCTACAAAAAAGCCGGTATCGTGAACTGGGACCCGGTTGATCAAACCGTGCTGGCCAATGAGCAGGTGATTGATGGCCGTGGCTGGCGCTCTGGCGCACTGGTCGAAAAGCGCGAGATCCCGATGTATTACTTCAAGATCACCGCATATGCCGACGAATTGTTGCGTGATCTGGATAAATTGACTGGCTGGCCTGAGCAGGTCAAGACCATGCAGCGCAACTGGATCGGCAAGAGCTACGGCGCGGAAATCGTATTTGATTACGATGTCTCATCGGTGGGCGAGGCCGGCCAGCTCAAGGTCTACACCACCCGCCCGGATACCCTGATGGGTGCCACCTATGTGGCAGTGGCAGCGGAACACCCATTGGCCTCCCGTGCTGCTACGGGCAACCCAGCTTTGGCCGCTTTCATTGCAGAGTGCAAATCAGGCTCGGTCGCGGAAGCCGACGTGGCCACCATGGAGAAGAAGGGCATGCCGACCGGTCAGTCCGTGGTGCACCCTTTGACGGGTGACCTGCTGCCGGTGTGGGTCGCCAACTATGTACTGTGGGGTTATGGCGAAGGCGCAGTCATGGCGGTGCCCGCGCACGACGAGCGTGATTTTGAATTCGCCAACAAATATCAATTGCCGATCCGACAGGTTTACCAGTTGGTCAGTGCCGACAGCACTTTTGATGCCACCCAGTGGCAGGAATGGTATACCGCCAAGGATGATTCGATCACCACCATCCCGAGCGGCAAGTATGATGGCCTGGGTTTCCAGGCTGCATTCGACGCTATTGTCGGTGACCTGGAGGCCAATGGCCATGGCACCAAGCGCACGCAGTTCCGCCTGCGTGATTGGGGCATCTCCCGCCAGCGATACTGGGGCTGCCCGATCCCCATCGTCCACTGTGAATGCTGTGGCGATGTGCCAGTGCCTGCAGACCAATTGCCGGTCCGGTTGCCTGAGAATGTCGTGCCCGATGGCCGTGGCAACCCATTGGCCAGAATGCCGGAATTCTACGAAACCAGCTGTCCTAAGTGTGGCCAACCCGCCAAGCGCGAAACCGACACCATGGATACTTTTGTGGAGTCGAGCTGGTATTACGCACGTTATGCCTCACCACAGTTCAACGGCGGCATGGTGGACAAGTCTGCCGCCAATTACTGGCTGCCGGTCGATCAGTACATCGGTGGCATCGAGCATGCAATCCTGCACCTGTTATATGCACGCTTCTTCCACAAGCTGATGCGGGACGAGGGCTTGGTGTCAAACGACGAGCCATTTGCCAATCTGTTGACGCAAGGCATGGTGGTGGCGGAAACCTTCTATCGCGACCTGCCAGATGGCAAGAAAGACTGGATCAACCCGGCTGATGTCGAGCTGGAGCGGGATGGCAAGGGCAAGATCATCAAGGCGATCCTGAAAAGCGATGGCCAGCAGGTGGTGATCGGTGGCACCGAGAAAATGTCCAAATCCAAAAACAATGGTGTCGATCCGCAAGAGCTGATCGACCGCTATGGTGCCGACACCGCACGCTTGTTCATGATGTTTGCCTCGCCACCCGAGCAAAGCCTGGAGTGGTCTGATGCTGGCGTGGAAGGCGCACATCGCTTCCTGAAGCGGTTATGGAAGACGGTCTTTGACCATGTCAGCCAGGGCGTGGTTACGAAGTATGTGGCGGGCGAGTTGACCGAGGCCCAAAAAGCACTGCGTTTCCAGTTGCATAAACTGGGGGTCGAAAAGATCACCGTGGATTACGGCCAGCGTAAACAATTCAACACAGCCATTGCTGCTGTGATGGAGCTGTTGAATCTGTACACCAAGACCGACCTGTCAGGCGCGGTAGGGCGTGCTGTCGCGCAGGAGGTCTTGGAAAATGCGGTGTTGCTGCTGTCGCCAATCGTGCCGCACGTGTGCGAGGCGCTATGGGCCGAGCTGCGCCCGGGTACCCAGCTGTTGGATCAGTCTTGGCCAGCTGTCGATCAAGCCGCGTTGGTGCAGACTGAGATCGATATGGTGATCCAGGTCAATGGCAAGCTGCGCGGCAGCATCCGTGTCGGCAAGGATGCCGATAAAGCCACCATTGAAGCGGCAGCCTTGGTTGATGAAAACGTGAAGAAATGGGTCGAAGGCCAAGCCATCAAGAAAGTGGTGGTGGTGCCTGGGCGGTTGATCAATATCGTGCTGTAACTGCCGAGCGGGTTGGAGAGCTGTCAACCCAAGGCATGCCACAACAGGGAGCAGGCGGTGGCCTGCTCCGCTTCCAATGGCGGTGACCTGTGTCACTGCACACAATCCCAATAGGGCCAAAGCAGACATGAAATTCAAGTATGGGATGCCGCTCCTGGCGGCGATCGTGCTCAGCGGCTGCGGTTTCCACTTGCGAGGTCAAGGCGGAGCATATGCCGTGCCATATCAGACAATGTCGGTAGAGGGCACTGGCCCGGTGTCGATCGGGCTGCAGCAATATCTGCGTGCAATCCCCAATCTGAAGCTGACGAGCACCGCCGAGGCCGAGGCGACGGTTGCAATCATCAAGGAAAACCACGAGAAGGTGATCCGTTCGCTGAATCAGTCCGGCCAAGTCAGTGAGTATGAGCTTCGCTATACCTTGACCTATACTTTGCTCGGACAAAAACGCCAACCTCTGTTTCCCACCTCAGATATCCATATCCGCCGCTATATGACCTATAGCGATAGCCAGGCTCTGGCCAAGGAGCAGGAAGAGGCCCTGCTGCTGCGCGACATGCAGCAGGATGCAACCATGCAGGTCATTCGCAGGCTGAGTGTGTTCAGGCCGCGTCCGGAAGACATGGCCAGCCAGCCGGCAAAGGCGCCTTGAGTGCAGATCAAGTTAGAGCAGCTACCACAGCATCTGCAGCGGGGCTTGGCTCCGCTGTATGTCCTGCATGGCGAGGAGGCCTTTCTGCTGCTTGAGGCTGCCGATCGGATTCGGGCCAAGGCCAGACAAGGGGGCTTTGTCGAGCGGGAAGTGCTGACTGTGGAATCCGGCTTCAAATGGAACGAGCTGATGATGGCCGGGGCCAGCCAGAGCCTGTTTGGCGACCGTAAATTGCTGGAGCTGCGGATTCCGACTGGCAAGCCGGGTACGGAGGGCGCACAGGCGCTGCAGGAGTACTGCAACCACCTCTCGCCAGATACCATCACCCTGATCACCCTACCCAAGCTGGATCGCACCCAGCAGGGCAGCAAGTGGTTCACAGCGTTGGAGTCGGCGGGGGTGGTCATGGCGGCATGGCCTGTGGATCGTGCGCATCTGCCGCAGTGGATCGCAGGTCGCCTGGCCCTGCAGAATCAGCAGGTTGATCGCCCGACGCTGGAATTCCTGGCCGACAAGGTGGAAGGCAATCTGTTTGCCGCGCATCAGGAAGTGCAGAAGCTGGCGCTGCTGTATCCCGAAGGGGTGATCACCCCAGAGCAGGTCAGGAACGCCGTGCTGGATGTCGCCCGCTTCGATGTATTCAAACTGGGCGAGGCTTTGCTGCAAGGCGATGCAGGCCGGTTTGCAAAAGTGCTGGATGGCTTGCAGGCCGAGGGAGAGTCGCCAGTCTTGGTGTTGTGGGCGCTGGCCGAGGAAACCCGCACCCTACTCAAACTCAAGCAGGGGCTGGCGGATCGACAGCCGCTCCCACAGCTGTTCAAGGACCATCGGGTATGGGGTGAGCGGCAGAAGTGGATGGAGCCCGCCTTGCGCAGAGTGGGTGCTTCCGCATTGCAAGCCGCGCTGCAGCAAGCCTATCAGATTGATCGCGCCATCAAGGGCGTGGGTAGCCAGGAGCCATGGGCCGCCATGATGCGCCTGGGTCTTTCACTATGCGTGGCCAGTGCTGCGCGATTTGAATTGAGTCAATGATGTTGAATGTAGAAACGATCCAGGCCGTCATTTTCGATATGGATGGCCTGATGTTGGATA is drawn from Chitinivorax tropicus and contains these coding sequences:
- the leuS gene encoding leucine--tRNA ligase; protein product: MQEQYNPSQVEQAAQESWNRNRVFNVAEDTTKPKYYCLSMFPYPSGKLHMGHVRNYTIGDVLSRFHQMNGYNVLQPMGWDAFGMPAENAALKSGRAPAEWTYANIEYMKGQLKSLGLAIDWEREVTTCKPDYYQWEQWLFTRLFEKGVIYKKAGIVNWDPVDQTVLANEQVIDGRGWRSGALVEKREIPMYYFKITAYADELLRDLDKLTGWPEQVKTMQRNWIGKSYGAEIVFDYDVSSVGEAGQLKVYTTRPDTLMGATYVAVAAEHPLASRAATGNPALAAFIAECKSGSVAEADVATMEKKGMPTGQSVVHPLTGDLLPVWVANYVLWGYGEGAVMAVPAHDERDFEFANKYQLPIRQVYQLVSADSTFDATQWQEWYTAKDDSITTIPSGKYDGLGFQAAFDAIVGDLEANGHGTKRTQFRLRDWGISRQRYWGCPIPIVHCECCGDVPVPADQLPVRLPENVVPDGRGNPLARMPEFYETSCPKCGQPAKRETDTMDTFVESSWYYARYASPQFNGGMVDKSAANYWLPVDQYIGGIEHAILHLLYARFFHKLMRDEGLVSNDEPFANLLTQGMVVAETFYRDLPDGKKDWINPADVELERDGKGKIIKAILKSDGQQVVIGGTEKMSKSKNNGVDPQELIDRYGADTARLFMMFASPPEQSLEWSDAGVEGAHRFLKRLWKTVFDHVSQGVVTKYVAGELTEAQKALRFQLHKLGVEKITVDYGQRKQFNTAIAAVMELLNLYTKTDLSGAVGRAVAQEVLENAVLLLSPIVPHVCEALWAELRPGTQLLDQSWPAVDQAALVQTEIDMVIQVNGKLRGSIRVGKDADKATIEAAALVDENVKKWVEGQAIKKVVVVPGRLINIVL
- the lptE gene encoding LPS assembly lipoprotein LptE, translated to MPYQTMSVEGTGPVSIGLQQYLRAIPNLKLTSTAEAEATVAIIKENHEKVIRSLNQSGQVSEYELRYTLTYTLLGQKRQPLFPTSDIHIRRYMTYSDSQALAKEQEEALLLRDMQQDATMQVIRRLSVFRPRPEDMASQPAKAP
- the holA gene encoding DNA polymerase III subunit delta, with product MQIKLEQLPQHLQRGLAPLYVLHGEEAFLLLEAADRIRAKARQGGFVEREVLTVESGFKWNELMMAGASQSLFGDRKLLELRIPTGKPGTEGAQALQEYCNHLSPDTITLITLPKLDRTQQGSKWFTALESAGVVMAAWPVDRAHLPQWIAGRLALQNQQVDRPTLEFLADKVEGNLFAAHQEVQKLALLYPEGVITPEQVRNAVLDVARFDVFKLGEALLQGDAGRFAKVLDGLQAEGESPVLVLWALAEETRTLLKLKQGLADRQPLPQLFKDHRVWGERQKWMEPALRRVGASALQAALQQAYQIDRAIKGVGSQEPWAAMMRLGLSLCVASAARFELSQ